The Anaerolineae bacterium genome includes a window with the following:
- a CDS encoding glycosyltransferase family 39 protein, whose amino-acid sequence MRRSVEPYLILTFLFAIPLMGPLFMPGYFWNAHDARHNVFFIFELDRSIKDGLLYPRWSPDFAFGYGYPFFNIYGPLSSYLGELFHLLGFDIPTSVEIVFGLSILLSGSAMYLFLRKVMGPGAAFLGAMVYLYAPYHIFDLYVRAALAEAVSMVFIPLVFWGIYESVERPRWNAVAGTAIAYALLLFTSNLVALVVTPMLALYLLLLTGLKAFSGFPRERFSLPYAIMGSGEFIHVSIPPASGLLLGLALCAFFWLPAFFEFKYVRTDQWMGGYYRYQDHFVYFFQLFSPRWGFGISVAGPNDNLGFQLGIVPFGLTVLSLLVLPRLKGSLRAQAIFFFLATALTVFLSLHASTLLWEKVSFVRFAQFPWRWLLIPVFSMAFLSSLILAEERNRPFLPLLLGLMVIAGSYPYIKAEPGKPPEGGVSLAGLMRFQRTSNEMTGSTAWVKEIPGWSPFADLHIAGIEVKTRIDYTSIPPDTQISTLEWRTASELFGYLTEREDLTVTLNLFYYPGWTAYLLEKEGEKYRIVKKLPIAPEDGPLGRVTVKVPKGLHYVLVRFEDTPVRKLGCTITWISVAFCSGVWLLRAWLRRRGRCAGSL is encoded by the coding sequence ATGCGCCGAAGCGTTGAACCTTACCTTATCCTTACCTTCCTTTTCGCCATACCCCTCATGGGTCCTCTCTTCATGCCCGGTTATTTCTGGAACGCTCACGATGCCCGCCACAACGTTTTCTTCATCTTTGAGCTGGACCGCTCCATCAAAGATGGCCTTCTCTACCCGAGGTGGTCGCCGGACTTTGCTTTTGGCTACGGTTACCCTTTCTTCAACATTTACGGTCCCCTGTCTTCTTACCTGGGAGAGCTCTTTCACCTCCTGGGTTTTGATATCCCAACATCGGTTGAAATTGTTTTCGGCCTTTCCATCCTCCTTTCGGGTTCAGCCATGTATCTGTTCCTGAGAAAGGTGATGGGCCCGGGGGCAGCTTTCTTGGGCGCAATGGTTTACCTCTACGCTCCCTACCACATCTTTGACCTCTACGTTCGGGCAGCCCTGGCCGAGGCGGTCTCTATGGTCTTCATTCCCCTGGTTTTCTGGGGTATTTACGAAAGCGTGGAAAGGCCCCGCTGGAACGCCGTAGCTGGGACAGCCATTGCCTATGCCCTGCTTCTCTTTACCAGCAATCTGGTGGCCCTGGTGGTTACGCCCATGCTGGCCCTTTACCTGCTCCTTCTGACGGGCTTGAAGGCTTTCAGTGGATTCCCTCGCGAGCGGTTCTCTCTCCCCTATGCCATCATGGGCTCTGGAGAGTTCATCCATGTTTCCATACCCCCTGCCTCTGGCTTGCTTTTAGGGCTTGCCCTCTGCGCTTTCTTCTGGCTTCCGGCTTTCTTTGAGTTCAAATATGTGCGGACTGACCAATGGATGGGGGGTTACTACCGATATCAGGACCACTTTGTTTACTTTTTCCAGCTCTTTTCACCCCGATGGGGCTTCGGCATAAGTGTGGCTGGGCCCAACGATAATCTGGGATTTCAGTTGGGGATCGTTCCCTTCGGGCTGACGGTTCTCTCGCTCCTGGTTCTTCCCCGGTTGAAAGGAAGCCTTCGGGCTCAGGCCATCTTCTTTTTCCTGGCCACAGCCCTCACTGTTTTCCTGTCCCTTCATGCCTCCACGCTTCTGTGGGAAAAGGTAAGCTTTGTGCGGTTCGCTCAATTTCCCTGGAGGTGGCTTCTCATTCCGGTTTTTTCCATGGCCTTTCTCTCCTCCCTCATCTTGGCAGAAGAGAGGAACAGGCCTTTTCTGCCCCTGCTCCTTGGCCTTATGGTCATTGCAGGCAGTTACCCTTACATTAAAGCTGAGCCAGGGAAGCCCCCGGAAGGAGGCGTATCCCTGGCAGGCTTGATGCGCTTTCAGCGCACTTCTAACGAGATGACAGGTTCTACCGCCTGGGTTAAAGAGATACCAGGCTGGTCCCCCTTTGCCGACCTCCACATAGCCGGGATTGAGGTTAAAACCCGCATAGATTATACCTCCATCCCCCCAGATACCCAGATTTCAACCCTGGAATGGCGCACAGCTTCCGAACTGTTCGGCTATCTGACCGAAAGAGAAGATTTAACTGTTACTCTCAACCTTTTCTATTACCCCGGCTGGACCGCTTACCTACTGGAAAAAGAAGGCGAGAAATACAGGATAGTAAAAAAGCTCCCCATCGCTCCGGAAGATGGTCCCCTGGGCAGGGTAACGGTGAAAGTCCCCAAAGGGTTGCATTATGTCCTGGTGCGTTTTGAGGATACACCCGTGAGGAAACTGGGATGCACCATAACATGGATAAGCGTCGCTTTCTGCAGTGGGGTCTGGCTCCTGAGGGCATGGCTCAGACGGAGAGGACGATGCGCAGGATCGCTTTAG